One stretch of Candidatus Neomarinimicrobiota bacterium DNA includes these proteins:
- a CDS encoding DapH/DapD/GlmU-related protein yields MLNRFLLLLQVLFSPVYWGQSLKRFRFFIHDNVLAIPRLSEVGSGTTISPSAAFAYPENISLGKNCLINHNNRIYAGPDTKIVLLDGVMVGPDVFMTSDHFSSSMSNPHKPHSGSAANIFIDKNVRIGAHSIILPGVSIGQNTAVGAGSVVTKDVPADVIVAGNPARVVKKLL; encoded by the coding sequence GATTTTTATTGTTGTTGCAAGTTTTGTTTTCTCCCGTCTATTGGGGACAAAGCCTCAAACGATTCCGCTTTTTTATCCACGATAACGTTCTGGCGATCCCCCGCTTATCTGAGGTGGGTTCCGGCACAACGATCTCCCCCTCTGCTGCTTTTGCCTACCCTGAGAATATCAGCCTCGGTAAGAATTGTCTGATCAACCATAACAACCGGATCTATGCTGGACCTGACACCAAGATCGTCCTCTTGGATGGGGTTATGGTGGGTCCAGATGTTTTCATGACATCAGATCATTTTTCCAGCTCTATGTCTAATCCCCATAAACCTCATTCCGGCAGTGCAGCAAATATCTTTATTGATAAGAATGTCCGGATCGGCGCCCATAGCATTATTCTACCTGGCGTATCAATTGGTCAAAACACAGCTGTCGGTGCTGGCTCTGTGGTCACCAAGGATGTTCCGGCTGATGTGATCGTTGCTGGTAATCCGGCTCGGGTAGTAAAAAAGTTACTCTAA